One window of the Prinia subflava isolate CZ2003 ecotype Zambia chromosome 1, Cam_Psub_1.2, whole genome shotgun sequence genome contains the following:
- the LOC134561322 gene encoding collagen alpha-1(I) chain-like isoform X1: MGDAAGGGGAGPERGRNGAGSRAHRARSRSRAPPAAAARQSPPSPGDPRRPQPRFRCCSPLPVPAPSPAPSAAAIGPRPAMLRVSPGRARGSGLPRPGGPPEVTFEEVAVHFSPAEWAALAPWQRALHREVMCDNYGLVASLDPGSRFSHMQEESRRGGPCAGGHSGAPDSTDSTGASSDSDSRDDTEGHWESGPRVPRSGCRGTEPGACPRRVPAPSGPLLRGLSRGTEPEPRAPPGRPYLCGTCGKSFRHRRSLLAHKKLRGGARARHGCAECGGTFCLRGDLLRHRDTHRAPAPGHRRRPGAAGPDEERPFECGRCGRNFSWKESLELHLRGHRAAERAHPCPECGRVFPHRGHLWLHRQAHSRQRPFPCARCGRAFASRANLSAHRRHCRPRGQGPRGDRDRDPPGDSDPRGDRDRDPPGDRDPPGDSDPRGDRDRDLPGDRDPRGDRDRDPPGDSDPRGDRDRDLPGDRDPPGDRDSRGDRDRDLPGDSDPSGDRDSRGDRDRDLPGDRDPPGDRDPRGDRDRDPPGDRDPPGDRDPPGDRDPPGDRDGDPRGEGDLLRDRGKDRDQDKNRDPSGDGDSLRDRDRDPCGDRDSLRDKNREPCGDRDLLRDRDRDKDRDRDPCEDGDSLRDRALLKGRHPRRDGDMPGDRDPLGPRDLLGAGEPLEDRLLPAGEQQ, translated from the exons ATGGGTGACGCTGCCGGGggggggggagcggggccggagcggggccggaaCGGGGCCGGATCCCGGGCGCACCGGGCACGGAGTCGGAGCCGGGCACCCCCCGCTGCAGCCGCCCGGCAGAGCCCCCCCTCGCCCGGGGACCCCCGGCGCCCCCAGCCCCGGTTCCGGTGCTGCTCCCCGCTGCCGGTGCcggcccccagcccagccccttccGCCGCCGCCATCGGGCCCCGCCCGGCCATGCTGCGGGTGAgcccgggccgtgcccggggctcGGGGCTGCCGCGCCCG ggggGGCCCCCCGAGGTGACATTCGAGGAGGTGGCCGTGCACTTCTCCCCCGCCGAGTGGGCGGCGCTAGCGCCCTGGCAGCGGGCGCTGCACCGGGAGGTCATGTGCGACAACTACGGCCTGGTGGCCAGCCTGG ACCCCGGCTCCAGGTTCAGCCACATGCAGGAGGAGTCACGCAGGGGGGGTCCCTGCGCTGGGGGGCACAGCGGAGCTCCGGACAGCACCGACAGCA CAGGTGCCTCGAGCGATTCTGACAGCAGGGATGACACCGAGGGACACTGGGAATCGGGGCCCCGTGTCCCCCGCTCCGGCTGCCGTGGCACCGAGCCGGGGGCCTGTCCCAGGCGGGTTCCGGCGCCGTCGGGGCCGCTCCTCCGCGGGCTGAGCCGCGGGACCGAGCCCGAGCCGCGGGCGCCCCCGGGCCGGCCGTACCTGTGCGGCACCTGCGGCAAATCCTTCCGGCACCGCCGCAGCCTCCTGGCGCACAAGAAGCTGCGGGGAGGGGCCCGGGCCCGGCACGGCTGCGCCGAGTGCGGCGGCACCTTCTGCCTGCGCGGGGACCTGCTGCGGCACCGCGACACGCACCGGGCGCCGGCCCCGGGCCACCGGCGCCgcccgggcgcggcggggccggacGAGGAGCGCCCGTTCGAGTGCGGGCGCTGCGGGCGCAACTTCAGCTGGAaggagagcctggagctgcacctGCGGGGGCACCGCGCCGCCGAGCGCGCCCACCCGTGCCCCGAGTGCGGCCGCGTGTTCCCGCACCGCGGGCACCTCTGGCTGCACCGCCAGGCGCACTCCCGGCAGCGCCCCTTCCCCTGCGCCCGCTGCGGCCGCGCCTTCGCCTCCCGCGCCAACCTCAGCGCGCACCGCAGGCACTGCCGGCCCCGCGGCCAGGGCCCccgcggggacagggacagggacccgCCTGGGGACAGCGACCCccgcggggacagggacagggacccgcctggggacagggacccgcCTGGGGACAGCGACCCccgcggggacagggacagggacctgcctggggacagggacccccgcggggacagggacagggacccgCCTGGAGACAGCGACCCccgtggggacagggacagggacctgcctggggacagggacccgcctggggacagggactcccgcggggacagggacagggacctgcctggggacagcgaccccagcggggacagggactcccgcggggacagggacagggacctgcctggggacagggacccgcctggggacagggacccccgcggggacagggacagggacccacctggggacagggacccacctggggacagggacccgcctggggacagggacccgcctggggacagggatggggaccccCGTGGGGAAGGGGACTTGCTCAGGGATAGGGGTAAGGATAGGGATCAGGACAAGAACAGGGACCCCTCTGGGGATGGGGACTCGCTCAGGGATAGGGACAGGGAcccctgtggggacagggactcGCTCAGGGACAAGAATAGGGAACCgtgtggggacagggatttGCTCAGGGATAGGGACAGGgataaggacagggacagggacccctGTGAGGATGGGGACTCACTCAGGGACAGGGCCCTGCTCAAGGGCAGGCACCCCCGCAGGGATGGGGAcatgcctggggacagggaccccctCGGGCCCAGGGACCTGCTCGGGGCCGGGGAGCCCCTCGAGGACAGGCTCCTCCCGGCGGGTGAGCAGCAGTag
- the LOC134561322 gene encoding zinc finger protein 316-like isoform X3: MGDAAGGGGAGPERGRNGAGSRAHRARSRSRAPPAAAARQSPPSPGDPRRPQPRFRCCSPLPVPAPSPAPSAAAIGPRPAMLRGGPPEVTFEEVAVHFSPAEWAALAPWQRALHREVMCDNYGLVASLDPGSRFSHMQEESRRGGPCAGGHSGAPDSTDSTGASSDSDSRDDTEGHWESGPRVPRSGCRGTEPGACPRRVPAPSGPLLRGLSRGTEPEPRAPPGRPYLCGTCGKSFRHRRSLLAHKKLRGGARARHGCAECGGTFCLRGDLLRHRDTHRAPAPGHRRRPGAAGPDEERPFECGRCGRNFSWKESLELHLRGHRAAERAHPCPECGRVFPHRGHLWLHRQAHSRQRPFPCARCGRAFASRANLSAHRRHCRPRGQGPRGDRDRDPPGDSDPRGDRDRDPPGDRDPPGDSDPRGDRDRDLPGDRDPRGDRDRDPPGDSDPRGDRDRDLPGDRDPPGDRDSRGDRDRDLPGDSDPSGDRDSRGDRDRDLPGDRDPPGDRDPRGDRDRDPPGDRDPPGDRDPPGDRDPPGDRDGDPRGEGDLLRDRGKDRDQDKNRDPSGDGDSLRDRDRDPCGDRDSLRDKNREPCGDRDLLRDRDRDKDRDRDPCEDGDSLRDRALLKGRHPRRDGDMPGDRDPLGPRDLLGAGEPLEDRLLPAGEQQ, translated from the exons ATGGGTGACGCTGCCGGGggggggggagcggggccggagcggggccggaaCGGGGCCGGATCCCGGGCGCACCGGGCACGGAGTCGGAGCCGGGCACCCCCCGCTGCAGCCGCCCGGCAGAGCCCCCCCTCGCCCGGGGACCCCCGGCGCCCCCAGCCCCGGTTCCGGTGCTGCTCCCCGCTGCCGGTGCcggcccccagcccagccccttccGCCGCCGCCATCGGGCCCCGCCCGGCCATGCTGCGG ggggGGCCCCCCGAGGTGACATTCGAGGAGGTGGCCGTGCACTTCTCCCCCGCCGAGTGGGCGGCGCTAGCGCCCTGGCAGCGGGCGCTGCACCGGGAGGTCATGTGCGACAACTACGGCCTGGTGGCCAGCCTGG ACCCCGGCTCCAGGTTCAGCCACATGCAGGAGGAGTCACGCAGGGGGGGTCCCTGCGCTGGGGGGCACAGCGGAGCTCCGGACAGCACCGACAGCA CAGGTGCCTCGAGCGATTCTGACAGCAGGGATGACACCGAGGGACACTGGGAATCGGGGCCCCGTGTCCCCCGCTCCGGCTGCCGTGGCACCGAGCCGGGGGCCTGTCCCAGGCGGGTTCCGGCGCCGTCGGGGCCGCTCCTCCGCGGGCTGAGCCGCGGGACCGAGCCCGAGCCGCGGGCGCCCCCGGGCCGGCCGTACCTGTGCGGCACCTGCGGCAAATCCTTCCGGCACCGCCGCAGCCTCCTGGCGCACAAGAAGCTGCGGGGAGGGGCCCGGGCCCGGCACGGCTGCGCCGAGTGCGGCGGCACCTTCTGCCTGCGCGGGGACCTGCTGCGGCACCGCGACACGCACCGGGCGCCGGCCCCGGGCCACCGGCGCCgcccgggcgcggcggggccggacGAGGAGCGCCCGTTCGAGTGCGGGCGCTGCGGGCGCAACTTCAGCTGGAaggagagcctggagctgcacctGCGGGGGCACCGCGCCGCCGAGCGCGCCCACCCGTGCCCCGAGTGCGGCCGCGTGTTCCCGCACCGCGGGCACCTCTGGCTGCACCGCCAGGCGCACTCCCGGCAGCGCCCCTTCCCCTGCGCCCGCTGCGGCCGCGCCTTCGCCTCCCGCGCCAACCTCAGCGCGCACCGCAGGCACTGCCGGCCCCGCGGCCAGGGCCCccgcggggacagggacagggacccgCCTGGGGACAGCGACCCccgcggggacagggacagggacccgcctggggacagggacccgcCTGGGGACAGCGACCCccgcggggacagggacagggacctgcctggggacagggacccccgcggggacagggacagggacccgCCTGGAGACAGCGACCCccgtggggacagggacagggacctgcctggggacagggacccgcctggggacagggactcccgcggggacagggacagggacctgcctggggacagcgaccccagcggggacagggactcccgcggggacagggacagggacctgcctggggacagggacccgcctggggacagggacccccgcggggacagggacagggacccacctggggacagggacccacctggggacagggacccgcctggggacagggacccgcctggggacagggatggggaccccCGTGGGGAAGGGGACTTGCTCAGGGATAGGGGTAAGGATAGGGATCAGGACAAGAACAGGGACCCCTCTGGGGATGGGGACTCGCTCAGGGATAGGGACAGGGAcccctgtggggacagggactcGCTCAGGGACAAGAATAGGGAACCgtgtggggacagggatttGCTCAGGGATAGGGACAGGgataaggacagggacagggacccctGTGAGGATGGGGACTCACTCAGGGACAGGGCCCTGCTCAAGGGCAGGCACCCCCGCAGGGATGGGGAcatgcctggggacagggaccccctCGGGCCCAGGGACCTGCTCGGGGCCGGGGAGCCCCTCGAGGACAGGCTCCTCCCGGCGGGTGAGCAGCAGTag
- the LOC134561322 gene encoding zinc finger protein 316-like isoform X2 has translation MGDAAGGGGAGPERGRNGAGSRAHRARSRSRAPPAAAARQSPPSPGDPRRPQPRFRCCSPLPVPAPSPAPSAAAIGPRPAMLRVSPGRARGSGLPRPGGPPEVTFEEVAVHFSPAEWAALAPWQRALHREVMCDNYGLVASLDPGSRFSHMQEESRRGGPCAGGHSGAPDSTDSSASSDSDSRDDTEGHWESGPRVPRSGCRGTEPGACPRRVPAPSGPLLRGLSRGTEPEPRAPPGRPYLCGTCGKSFRHRRSLLAHKKLRGGARARHGCAECGGTFCLRGDLLRHRDTHRAPAPGHRRRPGAAGPDEERPFECGRCGRNFSWKESLELHLRGHRAAERAHPCPECGRVFPHRGHLWLHRQAHSRQRPFPCARCGRAFASRANLSAHRRHCRPRGQGPRGDRDRDPPGDSDPRGDRDRDPPGDRDPPGDSDPRGDRDRDLPGDRDPRGDRDRDPPGDSDPRGDRDRDLPGDRDPPGDRDSRGDRDRDLPGDSDPSGDRDSRGDRDRDLPGDRDPPGDRDPRGDRDRDPPGDRDPPGDRDPPGDRDPPGDRDGDPRGEGDLLRDRGKDRDQDKNRDPSGDGDSLRDRDRDPCGDRDSLRDKNREPCGDRDLLRDRDRDKDRDRDPCEDGDSLRDRALLKGRHPRRDGDMPGDRDPLGPRDLLGAGEPLEDRLLPAGEQQ, from the exons ATGGGTGACGCTGCCGGGggggggggagcggggccggagcggggccggaaCGGGGCCGGATCCCGGGCGCACCGGGCACGGAGTCGGAGCCGGGCACCCCCCGCTGCAGCCGCCCGGCAGAGCCCCCCCTCGCCCGGGGACCCCCGGCGCCCCCAGCCCCGGTTCCGGTGCTGCTCCCCGCTGCCGGTGCcggcccccagcccagccccttccGCCGCCGCCATCGGGCCCCGCCCGGCCATGCTGCGGGTGAgcccgggccgtgcccggggctcGGGGCTGCCGCGCCCG ggggGGCCCCCCGAGGTGACATTCGAGGAGGTGGCCGTGCACTTCTCCCCCGCCGAGTGGGCGGCGCTAGCGCCCTGGCAGCGGGCGCTGCACCGGGAGGTCATGTGCGACAACTACGGCCTGGTGGCCAGCCTGG ACCCCGGCTCCAGGTTCAGCCACATGCAGGAGGAGTCACGCAGGGGGGGTCCCTGCGCTGGGGGGCACAGCGGAGCTCCGGACAGCACCGACAGCA GTGCCTCGAGCGATTCTGACAGCAGGGATGACACCGAGGGACACTGGGAATCGGGGCCCCGTGTCCCCCGCTCCGGCTGCCGTGGCACCGAGCCGGGGGCCTGTCCCAGGCGGGTTCCGGCGCCGTCGGGGCCGCTCCTCCGCGGGCTGAGCCGCGGGACCGAGCCCGAGCCGCGGGCGCCCCCGGGCCGGCCGTACCTGTGCGGCACCTGCGGCAAATCCTTCCGGCACCGCCGCAGCCTCCTGGCGCACAAGAAGCTGCGGGGAGGGGCCCGGGCCCGGCACGGCTGCGCCGAGTGCGGCGGCACCTTCTGCCTGCGCGGGGACCTGCTGCGGCACCGCGACACGCACCGGGCGCCGGCCCCGGGCCACCGGCGCCgcccgggcgcggcggggccggacGAGGAGCGCCCGTTCGAGTGCGGGCGCTGCGGGCGCAACTTCAGCTGGAaggagagcctggagctgcacctGCGGGGGCACCGCGCCGCCGAGCGCGCCCACCCGTGCCCCGAGTGCGGCCGCGTGTTCCCGCACCGCGGGCACCTCTGGCTGCACCGCCAGGCGCACTCCCGGCAGCGCCCCTTCCCCTGCGCCCGCTGCGGCCGCGCCTTCGCCTCCCGCGCCAACCTCAGCGCGCACCGCAGGCACTGCCGGCCCCGCGGCCAGGGCCCccgcggggacagggacagggacccgCCTGGGGACAGCGACCCccgcggggacagggacagggacccgcctggggacagggacccgcCTGGGGACAGCGACCCccgcggggacagggacagggacctgcctggggacagggacccccgcggggacagggacagggacccgCCTGGAGACAGCGACCCccgtggggacagggacagggacctgcctggggacagggacccgcctggggacagggactcccgcggggacagggacagggacctgcctggggacagcgaccccagcggggacagggactcccgcggggacagggacagggacctgcctggggacagggacccgcctggggacagggacccccgcggggacagggacagggacccacctggggacagggacccacctggggacagggacccgcctggggacagggacccgcctggggacagggatggggaccccCGTGGGGAAGGGGACTTGCTCAGGGATAGGGGTAAGGATAGGGATCAGGACAAGAACAGGGACCCCTCTGGGGATGGGGACTCGCTCAGGGATAGGGACAGGGAcccctgtggggacagggactcGCTCAGGGACAAGAATAGGGAACCgtgtggggacagggatttGCTCAGGGATAGGGACAGGgataaggacagggacagggacccctGTGAGGATGGGGACTCACTCAGGGACAGGGCCCTGCTCAAGGGCAGGCACCCCCGCAGGGATGGGGAcatgcctggggacagggaccccctCGGGCCCAGGGACCTGCTCGGGGCCGGGGAGCCCCTCGAGGACAGGCTCCTCCCGGCGGGTGAGCAGCAGTag